Proteins from a genomic interval of Gordonia sp. SL306:
- the gluQRS gene encoding tRNA glutamyl-Q(34) synthetase GluQRS, with translation MVLGETLPPAGRYAPSPSGELHVGNLRTAVLAWLFARTTDRSFVIRMEDLDRTAVGADRRQLGDLTALGMDWVPPVVYQSTRLAAYQSAIDGLRDAGRTFECFCTRREIQEAPSAPHAPEGAYPGTCRELTDAERADRRAAGRPPAIRLRSDTPEFTVSDLLHGRYTGMVDDFVVQRNDGTPAYNLAVVVDDAAQGIDQVVRGADLLSSAPRQAYLATLLGHLPPVYAHVPMVLNAKRIRLSKRDGAVTLTDLAARGVTVAQVLSHIAQSLWLADPGEVVDLATLVERFRPDALPHDPWILTADEWE, from the coding sequence ATGGTCCTGGGAGAAACCTTGCCGCCGGCGGGACGGTACGCGCCGTCGCCGTCCGGTGAACTGCACGTCGGCAATCTCCGAACCGCCGTGCTGGCCTGGTTGTTCGCCCGCACCACCGACCGCTCGTTCGTCATCCGGATGGAGGATCTGGACCGGACCGCCGTCGGCGCGGATCGTCGGCAACTCGGGGATCTCACGGCGCTGGGGATGGACTGGGTCCCACCGGTGGTCTACCAGTCGACGCGCCTGGCCGCGTATCAGTCCGCGATCGATGGCCTACGAGACGCAGGACGCACCTTCGAGTGCTTCTGCACGAGGCGGGAGATCCAGGAGGCGCCGTCGGCCCCGCACGCTCCGGAGGGCGCGTACCCGGGTACGTGTCGCGAGCTCACCGATGCCGAGCGAGCCGACCGCCGAGCCGCCGGTCGACCGCCGGCGATCCGACTTCGCAGTGACACTCCCGAATTCACCGTCTCCGACCTCCTGCACGGTCGCTACACCGGCATGGTCGACGACTTCGTCGTCCAGCGCAACGACGGCACACCCGCCTACAACCTCGCCGTCGTCGTCGATGACGCTGCTCAGGGGATCGATCAGGTGGTGCGCGGCGCCGACCTGTTGTCGTCGGCACCGCGGCAGGCATACCTCGCGACACTGCTCGGACATCTCCCCCCGGTGTACGCGCACGTGCCGATGGTGCTGAACGCCAAGCGGATTCGCTTGAGCAAACGCGACGGCGCGGTGACCCTCACCGACCTCGCCGCACGCGGAGTGACCGTGGCACAGGTGCTCTCGCACATCGCACAGTCGCTGTGGCTTGCCGATCCTGGCGAGGTGGTCGACCTCGCGACGCTCGTCGAGCGATTCCGCCCCGATGCACTACCCCACGACCCGTGGATTCTGACGGCTGACGAGTGGGAGTGA